GCCTTAAATCCCCGGAACATGAGAATGTTCGATCGACGTGTGAGATCGAATTCTTCGACCAGATCTTGCCAATTGCGCGAATCGTATTCGGCAACCAGAGCGTAGGCATTTTCATCGAAGCCGGGCAGGGAGTTTTGGTCGCCGCGGGCGAAGCAGAGCGCCCGAAAGGCGAAGACCCTTTCGGTATCAATCATATGTCCTAAAACCTGTTTCAAATTCCAGGTATAAGGCGGATGTACGATTTTGGAAACGGCTTCCGATACCGTTCTAAGAAATGGTATCGTCTCGGCCGGTCCTTTCTCCAAAGCCGGCAGAACATCCTCTTCATTAACCAGGTCGATGTAAGTATCGTAAAACCGACCATATTCACTTTTTTGTGGCTTTGGCATAACCGGGCTCCAATCGTTTAGGCTATTTCGGTTTGGCAAATTCCTTGTAGGCCGCCTGACGGAATGCTCCCTGGCTTTCGCCACCTTTCCCCGGGTATCCCGCATGCTGAACCAGCCAGACCAGCACCAAACCCGGTTTGGTTTCAACGCTCATGTTGGTCGATAAAGCGCCGCCATGTCCGAAGGACTCACCCGCCGAGAAACCCAGGCCGTAGTTGTCTTTGATTCCTTCCGCCGTTTGCTTTTTAGTCATTTCCTTAATCGAAGCTTCCGTCAGATATTGCTTGCCATCCAGTTTCCCGCCGTTGAGTAGCATCCGGCAGAATTTACTGACGTCGACGGCCGTGGAGAACAAACCTCCAGCGGGCATCGGCTGGCGTTTATGATCGTTCAGCGGATAGGTGAGCTGGGAAATCGTGGTTTCTTCCAGATCGTTTTTCGCGGCATTTGGCCTGAAAGTTTTTGCGAGACGAGTCAGCTGTTCTTCATTCGGCCAGAAAGTAGTATCTTTCATTCCCAAGGGTTTGAAAAGCATTTCATCCATGTAGTCTTCGTATTTTTTACCGGTAACCACTTCGATGATGCGCGCGGCCGTGTTGATGCCCGCATTGGAATAATTGTATTTGGTACCGGGTTCTGTATTCAGCGGCGTCAACGCATAGCTGCGAACGGCATCCTTCAGGACCAGCATGTCCAAAGTGGGAGTCTCCAGGGAAGAGGCAAAAGGCATCCCGCTGGTATGGCTTAATACGTGTCGAACCGTGACGGGTGTTTTTGGCTTCTTCAATACGAGTTGATCGTTCTTTTTCTCCGCAATCACCCATTGATTGTTGAATTCGGGCAAATACCGAGACACAGGATCATCCAGCTTCACTTTGCCCGATTCAATGAGCATCATCAGGCCGACGGCCGTGATTGGCTTGGACTGGGAGGCGATCCAGAACAGACAATCCGCCTTCATCGGTTTCTTGGCGGCGATGTCGGCGAAACCGACCGTGTTGATGCTGAGAATTTTATCTTTGTCGGCGACCAGAGTAACGGCTCCGGCCAATTCATGTTTCTCCACAAAAGGTTGAAGCGCGTTCTGAATAGAAGGGGAACTGGCCGCTTCCTGAGCCTGGCTAGTACTCGGTAGCGCCAGCAAGGAGATAGTAAAAAGCATTGGCCGAATGAGATTTTTCATGAGAGGTCATCCGAGCGGAAGGAGTGTAACAAAAAAGATTTTATCGAAGACGATCGCGTCGGCGAATCATCGGTAGGATTAATCCGAGTTCGGCTGCAAAAAAATTACGGCTGAGGATTGTCCAAATCCGCACAGCAGCGGCGAATCAATTCGGGAAGTTCGCGATTAATTTCCGTCTTCGAGAAAAATCCATCGATATCCCGGGATTCACCGAGTAATTTGTATTCTTCGAGATCGAAACCGGACATCAGATAGAGCCGGCTTTTGGGATTGAGCAGCTTGAGCGTTCGCGCGAACTCCGTCAATTCGTTTTCAGCAGCCGAGAGATCCAGTAGTACTAAATCGGGGATAAAACTATTTAGTAATTCTTGAGACTCCGCGATCGATCCGGCCGATTTAAACACCGACACTTCCGGCAATTTCCTGGCCAGTACCTCCAAGTACTTGATGATTGGAGGAGAGTCATCGACAATGAGAAGCCCAATCGATCTCAAAAGTGCATTCTTTCCGACTTCAGATACATCAGGTAGGATGCCAGCATGGGCATTCTCCTTTTGTAACAAAACCGGCGACACTTGACGTCAAAAAAGAAACGATCTGAGGATCGAATTGAAAGATTCATTCTCTCGGAGATGAAATTTACTGCTCGATGCCGACGATCCCGAGCCGCAGGGCGTAGCGGACCAGTCCGGCGAGATCGTGAATTTCTAATTTTTTCATCAGATGTGCGCGATGAGTCTCGACGGTTTTTACACCGATACCCAGAATCCGGGCGATCTCTTTGGTGCTTTTCCCTTCTGCCAGGAGTTTTAAGGTCTCACGCTGACGACTCGATAATTCTTCATAATCATTGAAAGTTGATCCGGACCGATATGAGCCCTTCAAGGACAAATCGGCTACCGCGGGGGTCAAATAGGTTTCCCCCTGCATGACCTCTTCTATGGCAGTCTGCAGTTCGTTGCAGCTGGCATCTTTGAGCAGGTAGCCGCTGGCGCCCAGTTGCAGGGCTTGTTCGACATACTCCACATTCGAGTAAGAGGAGAGTATCACCACGTGAATCTGGGGATGTTGCGATTTCAGCCGCCAGGTCGTTTCCAGGCCGTTCATCCCGGCCATGGCGATATCCATGAAGACGAGATCCGGCTTGAGTTCCGCGATGGCCTCGATCGCCTTCTCTCCCTCAGCAAACTCTCCGACGACTTCCACGCCTGGAATTTTTTCCAGATAAGCGCGGATGCCGGCCCGGAGAATTGCGTGGTCGTCGACCAGCATTATGCGTCGATTGGCTACCGTAATCATGGGATCGCATTCTGTGAAAATGAAGTCTGCCTCAAATTTTACTAGAAAATTCGATTCGGAGGCCTGTCGCAGTGTCCGCAGTGTACAAATATTCCAAAGTACCCCCCAACTGCGCAACCCTCATCTGCACTTCCAGAAGCGTTGGATTGGGCTTCTTGGCCCAATCCGCGTTTGCGAATAAGGAACTGAGGTTACTAAAACTCAGTGTCTGGCTAGTCGCCGAGCTTCGCAACCGGATTTCCAAGGTCTGACCGCGAGCGGGATCGCCATTTTCGACCACGCGCTGAACCAGCCGGTAGCAGGTCAGGGCGGTAGTCCGATCCCATTTCAAGTTTCGCGGCTCGGTATCCAACTGGTAACTCTTCTCGTGGAGTTCCGGGGCATTTCGGAGATACCAGCTCAGTGCGGTGACCAGTCCCAGATCGTCTAGTAGAGAAGGACGGAGAGCCAGCGAGCGATCCCGGACTTTTTTCAGAGTGTCATCGATTAATTGAGTGCAGTTATCGGTAGCCGATTTCGAAGATTCGGATTGAAGCAGATTCATTTTCAGAAGAATCAGCGACTGGGAGACTTCGTCGTGCAGGAATCGCGCCAAATCCCGTCGAAGAATCTCGTGCTCCTCAATGAGATGACTGCATAAGTCGACTACGGCAGCGGGGTGGGACTGCAAACCGATTCTCGTATTTCTGGAAATATGATCCTGAATCTTAAGATGTCAACGATAACAATGCTTAGTTTACGCAGTTGGCAAAGTCAATCTGCATACATTGCCTAGAGGATTTATTCCGAAAATTTCTAGACTTCGCTGTTTGCGTAAACTAGAGATTTTAAATGCTAATTTGCCCGGTCGTTGGGAGAATTCAATCCCCTTCGCCTAACGCCTAGATAATTACAAAATAGCTACCGGAGATCTCAATTGGATTTCTTTAGCCCAAATAGCGATCCTCAATCTTCCCATGCTTCAGACAGTTGCGACACTAAAGCAAAAGCGCAACAGAATGATTTAGCGAAGGAAAACAAGAATTGCATGAGCAATTCGGTTCGAACTTCGCCTCCGGTCGTTTCGACCTGGTCGATCAGTTCCGATGATTTGACCCCTCCCGCATTCGAATTCAGCGATAACACCGAGGAGGTCAATCCGCCCCTTTGGAAGCAGAATAAGATCTTCGACTCGCTGGTTCAGGGCATCATCATCACCGATCCCCTGCAAAAAGATAATCCCATTGTCTATGTGAATCCCAGCTTCGTCCGCCAGACCGGCTATGGTGGGGAAGAGGTGCTCGGTCGGAACTGCCGATTTCTGCAAGGACCCAAAACCAGCCCCGTGGCCCTGAACGAATTACGCTCGGCGGTGCGGACGCGGACCTCCTGCATGGTCGAAATTCTCAACTATCGTAAAGATGGTAGTACCTTCTGGAACGCCCTGACCATCAATCCGATTTTCGACAACAACGGGCAACTGATCTATTTTCTCGGTGTTCAGACGGAAATCACCAATCTGAAGAACGTCGAAGAAAAGCTCCGGCAATCGCAGAAAATGGAAGCCGTCGGACGCCTGGCCGGCGGAGTAGCCCACGACTTTAACAACCTGCTGACGATTATCGCTGGCTACGGCGAAATACTCCTCGAGGGTTTTTCACCGAACGACCCACGCCGGGAAATGCTTCTCGAAGTGAAAAAAGCGACCGATCGAGCTTCGATTTTGACTCACCAGCTTCTGGCCTTCAGCCGGAAGCAAGTTCTGCAACCCGCACTTTTGAATCTCAACACGGTCATTACCAATGGGGAAAAGAATCTCCGCTATCTGCTCGGGGATGGCATTTCGCTCATCATCAACTTGGATATGACGATTGAAAAAGTGCAGGCCGATCTGGCGCAGCTGGAGCGGATGCT
The genomic region above belongs to Telmatocola sphagniphila and contains:
- a CDS encoding sensor histidine kinase; this encodes MQSHPAAVVDLCSHLIEEHEILRRDLARFLHDEVSQSLILLKMNLLQSESSKSATDNCTQLIDDTLKKVRDRSLALRPSLLDDLGLVTALSWYLRNAPELHEKSYQLDTEPRNLKWDRTTALTCYRLVQRVVENGDPARGQTLEIRLRSSATSQTLSFSNLSSLFANADWAKKPNPTLLEVQMRVAQLGGTLEYLYTADTATGLRIEFSSKI
- a CDS encoding PAS domain-containing protein, whose amino-acid sequence is MSNSVRTSPPVVSTWSISSDDLTPPAFEFSDNTEEVNPPLWKQNKIFDSLVQGIIITDPLQKDNPIVYVNPSFVRQTGYGGEEVLGRNCRFLQGPKTSPVALNELRSAVRTRTSCMVEILNYRKDGSTFWNALTINPIFDNNGQLIYFLGVQTEITNLKNVEEKLRQSQKMEAVGRLAGGVAHDFNNLLTIIAGYGEILLEGFSPNDPRREMLLEVKKATDRASILTHQLLAFSRKQVLQPALLNLNTVITNGEKNLRYLLGDGISLIINLDMTIEKVQADLAQLERMLMNLVAHSRSFLNVGGKLTIETSKALLDENYCRSHPALKPGSYVVLSVSDDGMGMDDESISQVFEPFFSSRTTGESGGMGMAMVEGFIKQTGGYISASSERGAGTTFRIYFPTLKI
- a CDS encoding response regulator, yielding MITVANRRIMLVDDHAILRAGIRAYLEKIPGVEVVGEFAEGEKAIEAIAELKPDLVFMDIAMAGMNGLETTWRLKSQHPQIHVVILSSYSNVEYVEQALQLGASGYLLKDASCNELQTAIEEVMQGETYLTPAVADLSLKGSYRSGSTFNDYEELSSRQRETLKLLAEGKSTKEIARILGIGVKTVETHRAHLMKKLEIHDLAGLVRYALRLGIVGIEQ
- a CDS encoding serine hydrolase domain-containing protein, giving the protein MKNLIRPMLFTISLLALPSTSQAQEAASSPSIQNALQPFVEKHELAGAVTLVADKDKILSINTVGFADIAAKKPMKADCLFWIASQSKPITAVGLMMLIESGKVKLDDPVSRYLPEFNNQWVIAEKKNDQLVLKKPKTPVTVRHVLSHTSGMPFASSLETPTLDMLVLKDAVRSYALTPLNTEPGTKYNYSNAGINTAARIIEVVTGKKYEDYMDEMLFKPLGMKDTTFWPNEEQLTRLAKTFRPNAAKNDLEETTISQLTYPLNDHKRQPMPAGGLFSTAVDVSKFCRMLLNGGKLDGKQYLTEASIKEMTKKQTAEGIKDNYGLGFSAGESFGHGGALSTNMSVETKPGLVLVWLVQHAGYPGKGGESQGAFRQAAYKEFAKPK
- a CDS encoding response regulator — its product is MRSIGLLIVDDSPPIIKYLEVLARKLPEVSVFKSAGSIAESQELLNSFIPDLVLLDLSAAENELTEFARTLKLLNPKSRLYLMSGFDLEEYKLLGESRDIDGFFSKTEINRELPELIRRCCADLDNPQP
- a CDS encoding DinB family protein → MPKPQKSEYGRFYDTYIDLVNEEDVLPALEKGPAETIPFLRTVSEAVSKIVHPPYTWNLKQVLGHMIDTERVFAFRALCFARGDQNSLPGFDENAYALVAEYDSRNWQDLVEEFDLTRRSNILMFRGFKAGDLLRVGIASNNSVSVRALGYMMAGHERHHLGILRKRLQSA